AAAAATAGTTGTTGTAGCGGGTTTTCAAGGTATAAACGAAAATGGTGATATAACTACTTTAGGAAGAGGCGGATCAGATACTACAGCGGTTGCTTTAGCTGCTAAACTTAATTGTACTTGCGAAATATATACTGATGTAGAGGGAATTTATGCTGTTGACCCTAGATCTTATTCGAATGCTAAAAAATTAGACTATATAAGTTATGAGGAGATGATGGAATTGTCAAGCTTAGGAGCTGGAGTAATGGAGACAAGAGCAGTTGAAATTGGATTTAAGTATAATATACCTATTTATGTAGCACTGAATAAAGGAAATAAAAGAGGAACTTATATAAAGGAGTATGATGAAAATATGGAGCAAAAAGTAATAACAGGTCTTACGACTACTGATGATGTTTTGATGATTACTATTAATAATGTTTTATATAATTGTAAAAATATAGCAACTATATTTGACAAATTATCACAAAGTAATGTTAATGTAGATATGATAAGTCAAACAGCACCTAATGATGGATATGTAAATGTTTCTTTTACAACATCTAAAGATGATATATATATTATTCATGATGTAATAAATGAATTGAAAAAAGAAATGAAAGATATAGAAATATCTGAGGAGGCTAGTATAACTAAGATATCTGTTGTTGGAATAGGCATGATGAATCAATCAGGAGTTGCAGCTAAGATGTTTAAAATATTTGCAGATAATGATATTGAATTTAAGCAAGTTACAACTTCTGAGATAAGCATATCTTATACTATAAATTCAAGTGACAAGGGAAAAGCAATAACTGTAATAGCAAAAGAATTTGATTTATAAAATAAAATTGTTACTTTTGAAAAGTAATATATTTTAATTTTAAAGTTATAAGTAATAGAAAATGATTTTATGGAATTAGAGGCTAATAGCCATAATTATATAGTTAAATAAAATTGTAAGAGGGGGAATAAAAATGAAAAAAGTAAATGTTGCTGTAGTTGGAGCTACTGGAATGGTAGGAAGAACATTTTTGAAAGTTTTAGAAGAAAGAGATTTTCCTATAGAAAATCTATATTTAATGGCATCAAAAAGATCAGCTGGCAATACTGTTAATTTTAAAGGAAAAGATTACATAATTGAAGAATTAAGTGAGAGTTCTTTTGATAAAGATATAGATATTGCTTTATTTTCTGCTGGAGGAGAACTTAGTAAAAAATATGCTCCAATAGCTAAAGAAAAAGGAGTGGTTGTAGTAGATAATAGTAGTGCTTGGAGAATGGATAAAGATATTCCACTAGTGGTTCCTGAAGTTAATCCGGAAGATGTCAAAAAACATAATGGAATAATAGCAAATCCTAACTGTTCAACTATTCAAGCGGTAGTACCTTTAAAAGCATTACATGATAAATTTAAAATCAAAAGAATAGTTTACTCAACATATCAAGCTGTTTCTGGATCTGGAGTCAGAGGCATTATGGATTTAGAAGAAGGCTTAAAAGGAAATGAAAATAAACTATACCCTCATCCTATAGCGTATAATGCTCTACCTCATATAGATGTATTTATGGATAATGGATATACAAAAGAAGAAATGAAAATGATAGATGAAACTAAGAAAATATTAAATGATTATGATCTTAAAATAACTGCTACAACAGTAAGAGTTCCAGTGTTATATAGTCATAGTGAATCTGTTAATGTAGAATTTGAAAAAGAATTTGAAGTTGAAGAAGTATTTAATACTTTGAAAAATACTGAAGGAGTAGTTGTTGTTGATAATCTAAAAGAAAATAAATATCCTCTAGCAACAGATGTTGAAGGAAAAGATGAAGTATATGTTGGAAGAATCAGAAGAGATTTTAGTGTAAACAATGGGATTAACATGTGGGTAGTTGCTGATAACATAAGAAAAGGTGCTGCAACTAATACAGTTCAAATAGCTGAGCTTTTAGTAAAATATAATTTAGTATAGAAAGGGTGATTTTAATGTTATTTAAAGGTTCTGGTGTTGCTTTAGTTACTCCTTTTAAAGATGGAAATATAGATTTTAACAAGTTAGAAGAAATTATTGAATACCATATAAAAGAAAAAACAGATGCTTTAATTGTATGTGGTACTACTGGTGAAGCATCTACAATGACTGATGAAGAACAATTAGCAACTATAAAATTTGTAGTTAAAAAAACAAATAAAAGAATTCCTATAATAGCAGGAACGGGATCAAATAGTACAACTCATTCAATACATTTAAGCAAAAAAGCTGAAGAGTATGGAGTTGATGGTCTTTTAGTTATAACTCCATACTATAATAAAGCTACTCAGAAGGGACTTATAGCCCACTTTGAAGCCATTGCAAATTCAGTAAATATACCTATTATAGTTTATAATGTACCAGGAAGAACAGGCGTTAATATAAATCCTTCAACACTTGCTCAAATTGCTAAAATTGAAAATATAGTAGCAGTTAAAGAAGCAAGCGGAGATATATCTCAAGTTGCTGAAATGGCAAGGGTTTGCCCAGAAGGTTTTGGAATATACTCTGGAAATGACGATATGATTCTACCTTTATTATCTTTAGGTGGAATTGGTGTGATTTCGGTAGTTGCTAATATATGTCCTAAAGATACTCATGATTTAGTAGCTAAATACTTTGATGGAGATATAGAAGGATCTAGAAAATTACAACTTGATATGAAAAGTTTAATAGATGCTTTATTTATAGAAGTAAACCCTATTCCTATTAAAACTGCTATGAATTTATTGGGATTTGAAATGGGAACTCTTAGACTTCCACTTGTTGAAATGAGTTCTGATAACTTAGAAGTACTAAAGAAAGAATTGATAAATTATGGATTTAAATTAGGAGGATCAAATGATTAAAGTTATAGTTAATGGTTCTCTTGGAAAAATGGGAAAAGTTTTGACAGATTTAATAATGGAAGATGATGATTTTGAATTAGTTGCAGGAGTATCTAAATACAAAAATGATAATATAAATTATCCTATATACTCTAATATAGTAGATGTAAAAGAAAAAGCAGATGTTGTTATTGATTTTTCAAAACCTGAAAGTTTAAAAGATTTAATATCTTATTCTAAAAGTACAAAAACTCCTTTAGTTATTGCTACTACTGGGTATAGTGATGAAGAGCTTAATATGATAGAAGAAACATCTAAAGAAGTTTCTGTATTCCACAGCTCTAATATGTCAATTGGAGTGAATTTAATATTAAAGCTGGTAGAAATTTCAGCTAAGGCTTTAACTAATTTTGATATAGAGATAATTGAAAAACATCATAATAAGAAAGTAGATGCTCCTAGTGGGACTGCTTTAATGATAGCTAGTGAAATACAAAAGGTTTTAAATAATGAATTTAATTATGGAAGACATGGTAAAAATGCGAAAAGAAAAGAAAATGAAATAGGAATACATGCAGTAAGAGGTGGAACTATAGCAGGAGACCACTCTGTAGTATTTGCTGGAAAAGATGAAATAGTAGAACTTAATCATATAGCTTTATCAAAAGAAATATTTGCACAAGGTTCACTAAAAGCAGCTAAATTTATTGTGAATAAAGAAAATGGATATTACAATATGAAGGATGTAGTAAGTTTGTAGATCATAAGACAATTAGGAGGTACTTTACAAATGATGAAATTGACAGACCCGTATGAAATAGCAAAATTTATAAAAAGTTCCACGAAGAAAACACCTGTAAAAGTTTATTTAAAAGGTAAAATAAACTTTCAAGGTTGTGAAAATGTAAAAATATTTGGAGATGATAATTCTTATATACTTATTGGAGAACATGATGTTGTAAAAAATATACTAGAAGATAATAAAGAAAATATAATAGAATATCATATGGAATTTGATAGAAGGAATTCAGCTATACCTATGTATAATTATTTATATGAAGAAGCTAGAATTGAGCCGGGTGCTGTTATAAGGGATATGGTTTCTATTGGAAAAAATGCAGTTATAATGATGGGAGCAGTTCTAAACATAGGAGCAGAAATCGGAGAAGGAACAATGATAGATATGAATGCTGTTGTAGGTGCAAGAGGAACTATAGGTAAAAATGTTCATCTTGGAGCTGGAGCTGTTGTTGCAGGAGTACTTGAGCCTCCTTCTGCAACTCCTGTTATTATAGGAGATGATGTAGTAATTGGAGCTAATGCAGTAATACTTGAAGGAGTAAAAATAGGTAAAGAAGCTGTTGTTGCAGCTGGTGCTGTTGTAACTAGTGATGTACCTGAAGGTGCAGTTGTAGCAGGATCTCCTGCTAAAATAGTAAAAATGAAAGATGATAAAACAAAAGAAAAAACAAAACTAATGGAAGATTTAAGAGGATAAAAATTTAATTTGCATCATTAAAAATAACCTTAGACTTAAATGTCTAAGGTTATTTTTATATTTAAGCAACAGAGCCTGTTAGGACTCGTTGGCGACATGAGCCATGCATTAGCATTAAGGAAAGTTTTGGTTTATGTAAAAAAATAGTTGTGCAAAATTTATTAAGGTGTTATAATATGAATAACAATTTAACGGTTTAGCGTGATAAAGTGATAAAGCGAAATTATGAAAGGGGTACTTAACATGAAGAATTTAGTTTTAGTAAAATCAAATTTAAATTTAAGACATCATCATAGATTTGAGGATTTGTAATAATGAGCTAAAAATAGTTCATAGATACAAGTCCTAGTTATGTTACAAAAAATATAGGATTTATATCTATGATGGTTTAATATAATTCTTCACAATATTAAAAAGCCATGTAGGTATATACCTATATGGCTTTTTAATATTCAATAAATTATAAAAAGGTAGGGATTATAATGGAATTTTTAAAAATTAAAGATGAAATAGATTATTCAAATAATAGATATAAAATAACAAGAGAAATAGAAGATATGTTTATAAATTATGGATGTATTAACATAGAACCTTCAGTTTTTGAAGACTATGATTCTTTTATTTCCGTTAACAAAAGAATAAAAAAAGAATCCATGGTAAAGGTTTTAAATGGGAATTCAAATATTTCGATTCTAAGACCCGATATTACAATGAATATAATAAAAAATTTAATTCCAAGATGGGAAAATGATTTAAAACTTAAGTTGTTTTACAATTCCACAATTTTCAGAAATAAGACTGATTCAAATATTAAAGAATTTAGACAAATGGGTATCGAATATATAGGAGAATCCTCTATAAAAGCAGATAGAGATGTAATTGGGTTAGCTTTAAATATCTTAAAAAAATATAACAATAGTTTTATTTTAGAAATTGGAAATAGCAAGTATATTGATGAATTATTGAAAATGATTGATTTAGAAGAAAGTACTGAAAAAGAACTAAAGAGTTTAATTTATAAAAAAAATAAGATTGAACTAATAGATTATGTGAAAAATTTAAATATAAAAAAAGAAATATGCGATTTATTATCTAATATTTTGGATTTTCAGGGAAGTATAGAAGAAATTGCAGAAAAAGCTGAGAAATTTTATATGAATGATGAAATGAAAAAATCTATAGACGAGCTTAAGGATTTGAAGGAGTTTATTAAAGAGTATGGATATTTAAAATATATACATTTTGATTTATCTATGGTAGCAGAGTTAGATTATTATGAAGGTATAGTATTTAAAGGTTATTACCCAAATTCATATAGAGAAATTATAAGTGGAGGAAGATATGATTCTTTAACAGAAGCATTTGGAGAAAACGTTCCAGCAATAGGGTTTTCAATAGATATAGATGAATTAATTAAAGTTTTCAATAAGAAAGGTGATGGAGAGTGGATTATATAACTATAGCTCTTTCGAAAGGAAGAATAGGAAAACAAGCTAATGATGTATTTAAAAAAATAGGATTAGGAGATTGTATAGATTTAGATTCTAGAAAGCTTATATTTAAAGATGAGAAAAATAAGATTAATTTTATATATGTTAAACCATCTGATGTGGTTACATATGTAGAAAAGGGGGTCACGGATTTAGGTATAGTAGGTAAGGATACAATTTTAGAAAGTGACACTAATGTATATGAGGTTTTTGATTTAGGATTTGGGAAATGTAAATTTTCAATAGCAGGTATAAAAGGTGAAACAGTATATAAGAACGAGGAAGTTTTAAAAGTTGCAACAAAATATCCTGGAATAGCTAAAAAATATTTTAAAGAAAGACAGCAAAGAATCGAGATAATAAAGCTTAATGGTTCTGTAGAATTAGCACCTTTAGTAGGACTTTCTGATGTGATTGTTGATTTGGTGGAAACAGGAAATACTTTAAAAGCTAATGGACTGGAGGTAATAGAAGATATGTTTGATATAAGTGCGAGATTAATATCTAATAGAGTAAGTTATAGATTTAAATTTGAGAGAATTCAAAATATTATTAAATCATTAAATGAAAATATGGAGGGATAATTATGATAAGAATAATAGATTCAATAAAAGATAGCGGTTTTTTAAAAAAACTTTTAGATAGAAGTCAATTTGAATTTGAAGAAGTAAACAAAGTAGTGGATGAAATTTTATTTAATGTAAGAAAAAGAAAAGATGAAGCTTTAAAAGAATATACATTAAAGTTTGACAAAGTGAAAATAAATGATTTTCTAGTATCTCAAGAAGAAATAGATAATGCATTTAAAAATATAGCAGGTGATTTAAAAAATGATCTTTTAAAGGCCAAGGAAAATATTGAAAAATACCACACTAAGCAGTTAAAAACATCTTATACATTACATGATGGAGAAGACATAATTTTAGGGCAAATTATAAGACCTATAGAGACTGTTGGTATATATGTTCCGGGTGGAAGTGCAGCATATCCATCTACTGTTTTAATGAATGCAGTACCTGCAAAAATAGCTGGAGTTAAGGAAATAGTTATGATAACTCCTCCGAACAAAGAAGGTAAGGTAAAGGATTCTATTCTTGTAGCAGCATCTATAGCTGGAGTAGATAAGATATACAAGGTAGGAGGAGCACAGGGAATAGGGGCACTTACTTTTGGAACAGAAAGTGTACCTAAGGTATCTAAAATAGTTGGTCCTGGAAATATATATGTTGCCATGGCTAAAAAGAAAGTCTCAGGATATGTAGGAATAGATATGATTGCAGGACCTAGTGAGATTTTGATAATCGCAGATGAATATGCAAATCCAAAATATATAGCTGCTGATTTAATATCTCAAGCAGAGCACGATGAAATGGCAGCATCAATACTTGTTACAGATTCCATAAAAATAGCGAAAAAAGTAGAAGAAGAATTAAAAATACAAGTTGAAATGCTTGAAAGAAAAGAAATAATAAAGAAATCTCTTAAAAATTATGGAGCAATAATAATAACAAATTCTATTAATGAATCAATAAAAATAGCCAATGAAGTAGCACCAGAACATTTAGAAATACTTACAAGAAATCCTTTTGACTTATATAAACAAGTAAAAAATGCTGGCGCAATATTTCTTGGAGAATTCTCTCCAGAACCATTAGGAGATTATTTTGCAGGACCAAATCATACGTTGCCTACTAGTTCAACTTCTAAATTTGCTTCACCTTTAGGTGTTGAAGATTTCTTAAAGAAAACTTCATTGATATACTACAGCAAAGAGGCTTTAATGAAATCAAAAGATTCTATTATAAGAATTGCGGAGGATGAGGGATTAACGGCACATGCCAATTCCATAAAAGTCAGATTTGAATAGGAGGTATTAATATGGAATTAGTAAAAGAAAGTATAAAAAATTTAAAGGGATATAAGACGAATAATATTGAGTTTAAAATAAAGCTTGATGCAAATGAAGGTAAAAATATTTTACTGCAAGACATATATAAAGAAGGAATCAAATTTAATGAAGAATTTAATTTGAATTTTTATCCAGATAATGATTCATATCTTCTAAAAAAAGAAATAAAGAAATATTTAAATGTTGATATTTCAAATATTATAGCAGGAAATGGTTCTAGTGAGATGATAGAACTTGTGATAAAGACTTTTGTAGACAAGGGTGAGATTATTTTAAGTCATATTCCTACATTTAGTATGTACTCAGTATATAGTCAAATATATTCAGCAAAATTTATAGGAGTAAAAAGCAATGAAGATTTTGGAGTAGATATAGAAAAAATAATAAAAAAAGCAAAAGAAACAAATCCTAAAGTTATATTTATATGCAATCCAAATAATCCAACAGGAAACTTAATAAATAAAAATGATATTAAAAAACTTTTGGAAAACACAAATGGATTAGTAGTTGTAGATGAAGCTTATATGGAATTTGCAGATGGTTCAATGGTTGATGAAATCTCAAATTATGAAAATTTAATAGTTCTAAGAACCTTATCAAAGGCATTAGGACTTGCAGGTATAAGGCTTGGATATATGATAGCTAATCAAAAAATAATAAATGTTATAAATAAGGTGAAATCACCCTATAATTTAAACTCTATTTCTCAATATATAGGAGTAAAGGCTCTTGAAAATAAAGATAAAATTTTCGAGTATATTGAACAAGTAAAAAAAGAAAGAGAAATTTTATATAAAGAGTTAGATGAAATGAAAATAAAAGCTTATAAATCTTATGCAAACTTTATATTTTTTAAATCAGATATAAAGGATTTATATAAAAAGCTTATAGATTATGGAATACTAATAAGAAAATTTTCTGATGAACTTGAAGGCTACTATAGAGTTAGTATAGGAAATAAAAGTGAGAATAGAATGTTTATCAAAATATTAAAGGAGATAATGTCAAATGAGAAAATCTAAAGTACAAAGAAAAACTCTTGAAACTGAGGTTTTAGTAGAAATAGATTTAGATGGAAGTGGAAAAATTGATATTGATACAGGTATAGGATTTTTAGATCATATGCTTACTTTAATGGCTTTTCACGGCAATTTTGATTTGAAAGTAAAGTGTAGTGGAGATATATATGTAGATGATCACCACACAGTAGAGGATATAGGAATAACATTAGGGGAAGCTTTTATTAAGGCTTTAGGCGATAAAAAAGGAATAAAAAGATACTCAAGCCTTTACATTCCAATGGATGAAAGCTTATGCCGTATAGCTTTAGATATAAGTAATAGACCTTATTTAGTATTTGATGTTAATTTTGAAAGAGAAAAACTTGGAAATATGGATACTCAAAATTTCAAAGAATTTTTTAAGGCTTTTGTAAATGTAGCTAAATTAACGCTTCATATTAATGTTTTATACGGAGAAAATGATCATCATAAGATAGAAGCAGTATTTAAGGCATTTTCAAGAGCATTAAATGAAGGGGTGCAAATACTTTCTGATAAAATATCGTCATCAAAGGGGGTTTTATAGTTGAATATAATAATTGATTATGGACTTGGAAATTTAGACTCCGTATCTAGAGCATTTGAAATGGTAGGAGTAGAAACAAAAATTTCAAATAGTATAGATGAAATAAATAATGCCAACTCAATTATTTTGCCTGGAGTTGGAGCATTTAGAGATGCTATAAATTCACTTAAGGATATGGAATTAATACCGGTAATAAAAGAACATGTAGATAAAGGAAAGTTCTTAATAGGCATATGTCTAGGAATGCAGCTTCTTTATGAAAAAAGCTACGAAAATGGAGAATATGAAGGGCTAGGTCTTATAAAAGGAAATGTTGAAAAATTAGATATAGATTTGAAAGTTCCTCATATGGGTTGGAATAATATAAAGTTTAATAAAAATGATGAAATATTGAAATATATAAATGAAGATGATTATGTGTATTTTGTACATTCTTATTATGTTAATTCTTCAAATGAAGAACTTGTAGCATATACAGACTATGGAACAACTATTCCTTCTATAGTTAGAAAAAATAATGTTTATGGTATTCAATTTCATCCAGAAAAAAGCTCTCAAGTGGGTGTAAATATATTAAAAGCATATGGGGAGATGATAAAATGATAATTTTTCCGGCAATAGATATAAAGGATAATAAATGTGTAAGACTTTCTCAAGGAGATTTCGATAAGATTAATATATATTCTGATGAGCCATTTGATATGGCAGTTAAGTGGAAAAATGAAGGAGCTTCATTTTTACATTTGGTTGACTTAGATGGTGCTAGAAGTGAAAAAATTATTAATAAAAAATCTATAGAAAAAATAGCCCAAAATATAGGAATACCAGTACAATTAGGTGGAGGAATAAGAAGTGAAGAAAAGGTTAAAAACTTAATTGATATGGGAGTAGAAAGGGTAATAGTTGGAACTATTGCAGTTGAAAATAAAGAACTTTTGAAAAAATTGGTTTCTAAGTATAAAGAAAAAATAGTAGTTTCCATAGATGCTAAAAATGGTAAAGTAGCTCTTAGAGGATGGGAAGTAGTAAGTGAGGTTGATTCAATAGATTTATGTAAAGAACTTGAAGAAATAGGTGTCAGAACAATAGTATATACGGACATATCTAAAGATGGAATGCTTGAAGGTCCTAATTTTGAAATATATAAATTATTATCTCAACAAACATCTTTAAACATAATAGCTTCTGGGGGTATAAGTTCAATTGATGATATAAGAAAGCTTAAAAATATGAATATATATGGAGCCATAACAGGAAAAGCTCTTTATGATAATAAAATAGAACTTAAGGAGGCCTTAAAATGCTTACAAGAAGAATAATACCTTGCTTAGATGTTAGGAGTGGAAGAGTAGTTAAAGGTAAAAAATTTGAAAATATAGTAGATGTAGATAGTCCAGAGATTCTAGGTAAATATTATAGCGATTGTGGAGCTGATGAACTTGTATTTTATGATATAACAGCATCAAATGAAGAAAGAAAAACATCTCTAGAATTTGTATCAAAGGTTGCTAAGAATATAAATATTCCATTTTGTGTAGGTGGAGGAGTATCATCAATTGATGATTTCACAGATATATTAAGAAGAGGAGCAGATAAAGTATCTATTAATTCTTCTGCTGTTAAAAATCCATATTTAATTAAAGAGGCTTCTTTGAAATTTGGTGCGCAATGTGTTGTTTTATCTATGGATGTTAAGAAAAATTATGAAGGTTCTTGGGATGTATACGTAAAAGGTGGAAGAGAAAAAACAGATTTAGATGCAGTAAAGTGGGCTATAAAAGGAGTCGAACTTGGAGCAGGAGAAATAGTTGTAAATAGTATAGATGAAGATGGAATGAAAAATGGATATGATATTGAGCTTTTAAAAAGAATTACTAGTGTAGTAAATGTACCTGTAATTGCATCAGGAGGAGCTGGTAATATGAAGGACTTTTATGATGCTGTAAAATACGCAAATGTTGATGGAATACTAGCAGCTTCTGTATTTCATTTTGGAGAAATTAAAATAAAAGATCTTAAAAAATACTTAAAAGATAAAGGGATAGAAATTAGAATTTAGGAGTGAGATTATGAATGTTGATAATGTAGCAAAGGAAATAAAATTTGATGATAAAGGATTAGTACCTGTAATAGTACAAGATGTAAATACTAATAAGGTTTTGATGCTTGCATATATGAATGAAGAATCTATTAGAAAAACGTTAGATGAAAAAGTAGCTTGCTATTATAGTAGAAGCAGACAAAAACTTTGGAAAAAAGGAGAAACATCAGGAAATATACAGAAATTAAAGGGATTTTATTATGATTGTGATAAGGATACTATTCTTATTCTTGTAGAACAAATAGGAGTAGCGTGTCATACTGGTAGTTATACATGCTTTTTCAATGAAGTAATAAAAAATGAAAAAAGTAAAGATGAGGTTTTAAAGGATTTATATTCACTTATAAAAGAAAGAAAAAATAATCCTAAGGAAGGTTCTTATACTAATTATTTATTTGAAAAAGGATTAGATAAGATATTAAAAAAGGTTGGAGAAGAGACTAGTGAAGTTATAATAGGGGCTAAGAATAAAAATAAAGAAGAATTAGTTTATGAAATAAGTGATTTGATATACCACCTTTTAGTACTTATGGTAAATGAAAAAGTTACTATTGAGGATATAAAAAATGAACTAAAAAAGAGGAGTAAATAATGCAATTTATAATAGATAGTCACATTCATACAGATTATTCCCCTGATTGTAAAGCTAAAATGGAGGATATTGTTATACAAGCTGTTGAATTAGGGTTAAAGAAAATTATCTTTACAGATCATGTGGATTATGATAGCCCAGATGAACTTTTTGGGGGAGAAATTGATTATAATGAATACATGAAAGAAATTAAATATTTAAGAGATAAATATAAAGAAATTGAAATTTTAATGGGTGTAGAAATAGGATATCAACCTCATTTAAATAATAAGCTAGATAAATTTATAAAGTCATATCCTTTTGATTTTGTAATATGCTCTATGCATTCTTGTGATGGATTGGACTTATATAATGGTGACTTTTTTAAAGGGAAAACTCAAAGACAGAGTTACATGAATTATTTTGAAAGTATAAAGCGTTGTATAGAAAATTATGATAATTATGATGTTTATGGACACTTAGATTATATCGTTAGATATGGAAACTTTGATAATAAAGAGTTAAAATATGAAGATTTCAAAAAAATTATAGATGAAATTTTAGGCCTTATTATTGAAAAAGGAAAAGGTATTGAAGTCAATACCGCTGGTTTTAGATATAATCTTAAAACAACCCATCCTAATATTGACATATTAAGAAGATATATTGAAATGGGAGGCAAAGTCATAACATTAGGTTCAGATGCACACAGACCTAATGAGTTATGTTCAGATTTTGAAAAAACTATAAAAATACTTAAGGGTATAGGAGTAAATAAAATCGCTCAATTTAAAAATAGAGTACCAAGCTTTATTGAAATTTAAAATTTAAAGTAAAAATAATTGTATAATATTAAATTACTCAAAATTGCTAGAGGATAAAATTCTTAAATCATTTTTATTAAAAGTAGTGGATTAGGAGAATGATTGCATAAATATCAAAAAGAAGTATACGAAGTTTAAAAATTCAGAGAGTTTTTCAAGAAGAAGAGGTTAAATATTTATATAATCTCTTCTTTTTCTATTATTAATAATATTTTACTTAAAAACATATGTAAGTACTATGGTATGAAAACATTAGATAAAGTTGTTCCTATCGATGAAGGATTGTTTGTATCATGGATGCCATATCCATAAAGAATAAAAAATAGTGATAATACAATAAAGGTTCTTGAAGCAGAAAATGAAACCTTGGAGAAACTACTTG
The window above is part of the Tepidibacter aestuarii genome. Proteins encoded here:
- a CDS encoding aspartate kinase; protein product: MATIVQKYGGTSVGSIDRMKDIAKRVIDQREKGNDVVVVVSAMGKSTDRLVEMAKEISQNPCKRELDMLMSTGEQVSISLLSMIFKEQGYNSISLTGFQAGIKTEGLHTKNRVAEINIDIIKKHLKEGKIVVVAGFQGINENGDITTLGRGGSDTTAVALAAKLNCTCEIYTDVEGIYAVDPRSYSNAKKLDYISYEEMMELSSLGAGVMETRAVEIGFKYNIPIYVALNKGNKRGTYIKEYDENMEQKVITGLTTTDDVLMITINNVLYNCKNIATIFDKLSQSNVNVDMISQTAPNDGYVNVSFTTSKDDIYIIHDVINELKKEMKDIEISEEASITKISVVGIGMMNQSGVAAKMFKIFADNDIEFKQVTTSEISISYTINSSDKGKAITVIAKEFDL
- a CDS encoding aspartate-semialdehyde dehydrogenase — its product is MKKVNVAVVGATGMVGRTFLKVLEERDFPIENLYLMASKRSAGNTVNFKGKDYIIEELSESSFDKDIDIALFSAGGELSKKYAPIAKEKGVVVVDNSSAWRMDKDIPLVVPEVNPEDVKKHNGIIANPNCSTIQAVVPLKALHDKFKIKRIVYSTYQAVSGSGVRGIMDLEEGLKGNENKLYPHPIAYNALPHIDVFMDNGYTKEEMKMIDETKKILNDYDLKITATTVRVPVLYSHSESVNVEFEKEFEVEEVFNTLKNTEGVVVVDNLKENKYPLATDVEGKDEVYVGRIRRDFSVNNGINMWVVADNIRKGAATNTVQIAELLVKYNLV
- the dapA gene encoding 4-hydroxy-tetrahydrodipicolinate synthase yields the protein MLFKGSGVALVTPFKDGNIDFNKLEEIIEYHIKEKTDALIVCGTTGEASTMTDEEQLATIKFVVKKTNKRIPIIAGTGSNSTTHSIHLSKKAEEYGVDGLLVITPYYNKATQKGLIAHFEAIANSVNIPIIVYNVPGRTGVNINPSTLAQIAKIENIVAVKEASGDISQVAEMARVCPEGFGIYSGNDDMILPLLSLGGIGVISVVANICPKDTHDLVAKYFDGDIEGSRKLQLDMKSLIDALFIEVNPIPIKTAMNLLGFEMGTLRLPLVEMSSDNLEVLKKELINYGFKLGGSND
- the dapB gene encoding 4-hydroxy-tetrahydrodipicolinate reductase, with the translated sequence MIKVIVNGSLGKMGKVLTDLIMEDDDFELVAGVSKYKNDNINYPIYSNIVDVKEKADVVIDFSKPESLKDLISYSKSTKTPLVIATTGYSDEELNMIEETSKEVSVFHSSNMSIGVNLILKLVEISAKALTNFDIEIIEKHHNKKVDAPSGTALMIASEIQKVLNNEFNYGRHGKNAKRKENEIGIHAVRGGTIAGDHSVVFAGKDEIVELNHIALSKEIFAQGSLKAAKFIVNKENGYYNMKDVVSL
- the dapD gene encoding 2,3,4,5-tetrahydropyridine-2,6-dicarboxylate N-acetyltransferase, coding for MMKLTDPYEIAKFIKSSTKKTPVKVYLKGKINFQGCENVKIFGDDNSYILIGEHDVVKNILEDNKENIIEYHMEFDRRNSAIPMYNYLYEEARIEPGAVIRDMVSIGKNAVIMMGAVLNIGAEIGEGTMIDMNAVVGARGTIGKNVHLGAGAVVAGVLEPPSATPVIIGDDVVIGANAVILEGVKIGKEAVVAAGAVVTSDVPEGAVVAGSPAKIVKMKDDKTKEKTKLMEDLRG
- a CDS encoding ATP phosphoribosyltransferase regulatory subunit, which translates into the protein MEFLKIKDEIDYSNNRYKITREIEDMFINYGCINIEPSVFEDYDSFISVNKRIKKESMVKVLNGNSNISILRPDITMNIIKNLIPRWENDLKLKLFYNSTIFRNKTDSNIKEFRQMGIEYIGESSIKADRDVIGLALNILKKYNNSFILEIGNSKYIDELLKMIDLEESTEKELKSLIYKKNKIELIDYVKNLNIKKEICDLLSNILDFQGSIEEIAEKAEKFYMNDEMKKSIDELKDLKEFIKEYGYLKYIHFDLSMVAELDYYEGIVFKGYYPNSYREIISGGRYDSLTEAFGENVPAIGFSIDIDELIKVFNKKGDGEWII
- the hisG gene encoding ATP phosphoribosyltransferase, with amino-acid sequence MDYITIALSKGRIGKQANDVFKKIGLGDCIDLDSRKLIFKDEKNKINFIYVKPSDVVTYVEKGVTDLGIVGKDTILESDTNVYEVFDLGFGKCKFSIAGIKGETVYKNEEVLKVATKYPGIAKKYFKERQQRIEIIKLNGSVELAPLVGLSDVIVDLVETGNTLKANGLEVIEDMFDISARLISNRVSYRFKFERIQNIIKSLNENMEG